A genomic stretch from Candidatus Baltobacteraceae bacterium includes:
- the recO gene encoding DNA repair protein RecO has translation MRSVRGTLHERAYKTDAFVLRGRNLGEADKIFTLFTRARGKIDAVAKGVRRIKSQNAGRLEFLTEASLTMHAGRSLDVITGASILHSEWEGIVEPSTFATANVVAELIDAFCEPDLAQTEIYDLLRGVVHALVSVQRPPELLPRFELRLLDVLGILPSMDVCVRCGESLEGAREAWLDPSAGGLVCGACHSGGDAGKLEGNEIENIHALAIPPAQRGATTFALPSVARAVDALLVYHLGKRAKASAFLEEMAHGR, from the coding sequence ATGCGTTCGGTCCGCGGCACCTTGCACGAACGGGCATATAAGACCGACGCGTTCGTCCTGCGTGGACGTAATCTCGGCGAAGCAGACAAGATTTTCACGCTGTTCACGCGCGCGCGCGGAAAGATCGACGCGGTCGCGAAGGGCGTGCGCCGTATTAAGAGTCAAAATGCCGGCAGGCTCGAGTTTTTGACGGAAGCCTCGTTGACGATGCACGCCGGAAGGTCGCTCGATGTCATCACGGGTGCGTCGATCCTGCATTCCGAGTGGGAAGGAATCGTTGAACCCAGCACCTTTGCAACTGCCAACGTCGTCGCCGAGCTGATCGATGCGTTTTGCGAACCGGATCTGGCGCAGACGGAGATATACGACCTTCTGCGCGGTGTCGTGCACGCGCTCGTCTCTGTGCAACGGCCGCCTGAGCTCTTGCCGCGCTTCGAGCTGCGGCTGCTCGACGTGCTCGGCATCCTGCCGAGCATGGACGTATGCGTGCGGTGCGGCGAGTCGCTCGAAGGGGCTCGCGAAGCGTGGCTCGATCCATCGGCAGGCGGCCTGGTATGCGGTGCTTGTCACTCCGGCGGCGATGCCGGAAAGCTCGAAGGGAACGAGATCGAGAACATTCACGCGCTCGCGATACCGCCTGCGCAGCGCGGTGCGACGACATTCGCGTTGCCGTCGGTGGCGCGTGCGGTCGATGCGCTGCTCGTCTATCATCTCGGGAAACGCGCGAAGGCTTCAGCCTTTCTCGAAGAGATGGCGCACGGCCGATGA
- a CDS encoding cytidine deaminase, with product MPAASELLAAARKAREHAYAPYSNFAVGAALATKAGDVVTGANVENASYPVGMCAERTALFSAVARGHRDFDAIAIVGPEGVALTPCGACRQALSEFGDMRVVREGCDDVALRDLLPDAFGPRHLARTGI from the coding sequence ATGCCCGCAGCATCTGAGCTGCTCGCAGCGGCCCGCAAGGCACGCGAGCACGCCTACGCACCGTATTCGAATTTTGCGGTCGGGGCTGCGCTCGCAACGAAAGCCGGCGACGTCGTCACCGGCGCAAACGTCGAGAACGCGTCGTATCCGGTCGGAATGTGTGCGGAGCGAACGGCACTCTTTTCGGCGGTGGCACGTGGACACCGTGACTTTGACGCGATTGCAATCGTCGGGCCCGAAGGCGTCGCTCTGACGCCGTGCGGCGCTTGCCGCCAGGCACTCTCCGAGTTCGGCGACATGCGCGTCGTTCGCGAAGGATGCGACGACGTGGCCCTGCGCGATCTCCTACCGGATGCGTTCGGTCCGCGGCACCTTGCACGAACGGGCATATAA
- a CDS encoding hemolysin family protein: MPANLAWEIMALVLLIGGAAFFAASEAALISVSRLRMRQMVEQKVRGSRSALRLLDERSRLLATVLIGNTVVLLAADSLATWIFIREGIPHAAIWSTLLMTVLILLFGEIIPKTVAVANSERWAIRLAPALERGAWLLNPINRVFVGITYIFVRPFGIRPSMQGPFITEEDIRTIVNVGAEQKVLEEEEREMIHSVIQFGDTIVREVMQPRPTMVCIAVNETPRKALELVISEGYSKLPVYEETIDNIIGAVYERELLIALANGSIASASIRSIMRKVAVVPENKKVADLLRDMKRDQFSLAIVLDEYGGTAGLVTDEDILEEIVGEIRDEHDQGEEEPIHVLDPTEAIVDARVNIEDVNAELGTHLAHEEFETIGGYLVGSLGHFPHEGEEMTTVDGVKLRVERMRNRRILSIRIKLNGHAHTEESLEADARSI, from the coding sequence ATGCCGGCCAACTTAGCCTGGGAGATCATGGCGCTCGTTCTTCTCATCGGAGGAGCGGCATTTTTTGCCGCGTCCGAGGCTGCGCTGATCTCGGTCTCGCGTTTGCGCATGCGCCAAATGGTCGAGCAGAAAGTCCGCGGGAGCCGCTCCGCACTGCGTCTCCTCGACGAGCGTAGCCGGTTGCTCGCGACCGTCTTGATCGGCAATACCGTCGTGCTGCTTGCGGCCGACTCGCTTGCGACCTGGATTTTCATTCGCGAAGGCATCCCTCACGCCGCGATTTGGTCGACGCTCCTGATGACGGTCTTGATCTTGCTGTTCGGCGAAATAATTCCGAAGACGGTTGCGGTCGCGAATTCGGAGCGGTGGGCAATAAGGCTCGCCCCGGCGCTGGAGCGCGGCGCGTGGTTGCTCAATCCGATCAATCGCGTCTTCGTCGGCATCACCTACATATTCGTCCGGCCATTCGGCATTCGACCGAGCATGCAAGGCCCGTTCATCACGGAAGAGGATATTCGCACGATCGTCAACGTCGGTGCGGAGCAAAAAGTGCTCGAAGAAGAAGAGCGGGAGATGATTCATTCGGTCATCCAATTCGGGGACACGATTGTTCGCGAGGTCATGCAGCCGCGTCCGACGATGGTGTGCATCGCCGTCAACGAGACGCCGCGTAAGGCACTCGAGCTCGTCATCTCCGAGGGTTATTCGAAACTGCCCGTCTACGAGGAGACGATCGACAACATCATCGGTGCCGTTTACGAGCGCGAGTTGTTGATCGCGCTCGCCAACGGGAGCATCGCATCGGCGTCGATCCGCTCCATCATGCGTAAGGTCGCCGTCGTTCCCGAAAACAAAAAGGTCGCCGATCTGCTCAGAGATATGAAGCGCGATCAGTTTTCGCTGGCGATCGTGCTCGACGAGTACGGCGGAACGGCTGGTCTCGTCACGGATGAAGACATTCTCGAAGAGATCGTCGGCGAGATTCGGGACGAGCACGATCAAGGCGAAGAAGAGCCGATTCACGTGCTCGATCCGACCGAAGCGATCGTCGATGCGCGCGTCAACATCGAAGACGTCAACGCGGAGCTCGGAACGCATCTCGCGCATGAAGAGTTCGAGACGATCGGTGGGTATCTCGTTGGAAGCCTCGGTCATTTCCCACACGAGGGAGAGGAGATGACTACCGTTGACGGCGTGAAACTACGCGTCGAGCGCATGCGGAACCGGCGCATCCTCTCAATTCGCATCAAGCTCAACGGTCACGCCCATACGGAAGAATCGCTCGAGGCCGATGCCCGCAGCATCTGA
- a CDS encoding diacylglycerol kinase family protein encodes MAVLKHASDGIVHAWRTQRNFRIQVVLAVVAMVAFAALHAPVLAFAILALTIAFVLAFEAMNTALEALVDLVSPERHALAKAAKDAAAGSVLIAALGALAVGILLALAFLAH; translated from the coding sequence GTGGCCGTACTGAAGCACGCGTCCGACGGCATCGTGCATGCGTGGCGGACGCAGAGAAACTTTCGCATTCAGGTCGTGCTCGCCGTTGTCGCGATGGTGGCATTCGCTGCCCTGCACGCACCCGTGCTTGCTTTCGCAATCCTCGCCCTCACGATCGCCTTCGTGCTCGCTTTCGAAGCCATGAACACGGCCCTGGAGGCGCTGGTCGACCTGGTTTCGCCCGAGCGGCACGCGCTCGCGAAGGCAGCGAAGGATGCGGCAGCCGGCTCGGTCCTGATAGCCGCGCTCGGTGCTCTTGCCGTCGGTATCCTCCTAGCGCTTGCCTTCTTGGCACATTAA
- the ybeY gene encoding rRNA maturation RNase YbeY yields MPVALVSRVRSRDLKLTSLRRTAQRLLDAIGYPDAQLSITLVGDAAIRKLNREYRHKDRPTDVLSFPLGDGAGQPLLGDVVISVATAKRQAAEYDATLQRELERLLIHGILHLLGHDHHRRNERLQMEREEKRLARAIGMPWPY; encoded by the coding sequence ATGCCCGTCGCGCTCGTAAGCCGCGTTCGTAGCCGCGACCTCAAGTTGACGTCGTTGCGGCGTACCGCTCAGCGGTTGCTCGACGCCATCGGCTATCCGGACGCGCAGCTTTCGATCACGCTGGTCGGGGATGCCGCGATTCGCAAACTCAATCGCGAGTACCGTCACAAGGATCGGCCGACTGACGTTCTGAGCTTTCCGCTGGGCGACGGCGCCGGGCAACCGCTATTAGGCGACGTCGTAATAAGCGTTGCGACCGCAAAACGTCAAGCTGCCGAATACGACGCCACGCTGCAGCGTGAGCTCGAGCGTCTGCTGATTCACGGTATTTTGCATCTCTTAGGTCACGATCATCACAGGCGCAACGAGCGTCTCCAGATGGAACGCGAGGAAAAGCGCTTGGCGCGCGCGATCGGTATGCCGTGGCCGTACTGA
- a CDS encoding PhoH family protein, with translation MRVFGQFDQNLTALEALVPVVVRLDGNRVFVSGEQPAVARAMHVLEQMNVAARGGSTLTPDDVALAVREIDNAAAQNIPTTLYTTHRGREIRPKSPGQARLVRAIERSPLTFGIGPAGSGKTFLAVTMAVRALRAREVSRLILSRPAVEAGEKLGFLPGDLREKVDPYLRPLYDALGELLDDSVVVKNLERGTIEVAPLAYMRGRTLSDAFIILDEAQNATHEQLKMFLTRLGNGSKMVVNGDVTQIDLPGGVRSGLLEAPTLFEGIEGIDIVELDDTDIVRHPLVSEIVRAYARRARKPRS, from the coding sequence TTGCGCGTTTTCGGTCAATTCGATCAGAATCTGACGGCGCTTGAAGCGCTCGTCCCGGTCGTCGTGCGCCTGGACGGGAATCGCGTTTTCGTGAGCGGCGAGCAACCCGCGGTGGCGCGCGCGATGCACGTGCTCGAGCAAATGAACGTCGCCGCGCGCGGCGGTAGCACGCTAACACCCGACGACGTCGCGCTCGCGGTGCGTGAAATCGACAACGCTGCGGCGCAAAATATTCCGACAACCTTATACACGACCCATCGCGGACGTGAGATTCGGCCCAAGAGTCCCGGGCAAGCGCGCTTGGTGCGCGCTATCGAACGCTCGCCGCTTACGTTCGGAATCGGCCCGGCCGGTTCGGGGAAGACGTTCTTGGCGGTCACCATGGCCGTGCGAGCGTTGCGCGCACGCGAAGTCTCGCGGCTAATTCTTTCGCGTCCCGCAGTCGAAGCCGGCGAGAAGCTCGGTTTTCTTCCGGGCGATCTACGCGAGAAAGTCGATCCGTATCTGCGCCCGCTTTACGATGCGCTCGGCGAGCTTCTGGACGATAGCGTCGTCGTGAAAAATCTCGAACGCGGAACGATCGAGGTCGCGCCGCTCGCGTACATGCGGGGACGAACGCTGTCGGATGCGTTCATCATTCTGGACGAGGCGCAGAACGCAACGCACGAACAGCTAAAAATGTTCTTGACGCGTCTGGGCAATGGCTCCAAGATGGTCGTCAACGGGGACGTCACCCAAATCGACTTGCCGGGCGGCGTGCGCAGTGGTTTGCTCGAGGCGCCTACGCTCTTCGAAGGCATCGAGGGCATCGACATCGTCGAGCTCGACGACACCGACATCGTTCGGCATCCGCTCGTGTCGGAAATCGTCCGCGCCTATGCCCGTCGCGCTCGTAAGCCGCGTTCGTAG
- the floA gene encoding flotillin-like protein FloA (flotillin-like protein involved in membrane lipid rafts), with the protein MTLDFGIGLIALAAIVGLMIFLYYFPLGMWIRTIAAGVPLSILSLIRMRLIGIPPGTIVTNLVRARKAGLPLTIDQLQSHLLAGGNIDNVTLAMIAAQRAQIPLEWQRAAAIDLAGRNVLEALQTSVVPKVIETPTFQGVAQNGIQLNVKARITVRSNLDRYVGGAGEPTIVARVGEGVVSAVGAAIDHKEVLEYPDRISKAVLSKGLDAGTAFEIVSIDIADVDVGKNIGAELQISQAEADRRIAQAKAAERQYAAQAGEQEQKAETQRMRARVVEAEAAVPLAVAEAFRSGNLGIMDYYRMNNIKADTEMRSAISGGVTPEPPPPSMAPPTS; encoded by the coding sequence ATGACCTTGGATTTTGGCATCGGCCTGATCGCGCTTGCGGCCATTGTCGGTTTGATGATCTTCCTGTACTACTTTCCGCTCGGGATGTGGATCAGGACGATCGCGGCGGGCGTCCCGCTTTCGATTCTCTCCCTGATCCGGATGCGGCTCATCGGGATCCCTCCAGGGACGATCGTGACCAACTTGGTTCGCGCACGCAAAGCCGGATTGCCGTTGACGATCGACCAGCTCCAATCACATCTGCTGGCAGGCGGCAACATCGATAACGTCACGCTCGCAATGATCGCGGCACAGCGCGCCCAAATTCCGCTCGAATGGCAGCGCGCCGCGGCGATCGATCTCGCCGGGCGCAACGTCTTGGAAGCGCTGCAAACGTCGGTAGTTCCGAAAGTGATCGAGACGCCGACATTCCAAGGCGTCGCGCAAAACGGCATTCAGCTCAACGTCAAGGCACGTATTACGGTGCGAAGCAATCTGGATCGGTACGTCGGCGGCGCCGGCGAGCCGACGATCGTCGCACGCGTCGGCGAAGGCGTCGTTTCCGCGGTCGGAGCGGCCATCGATCATAAGGAAGTTCTCGAATATCCGGATCGCATCTCGAAAGCGGTTCTCTCGAAGGGTCTCGATGCGGGCACGGCATTCGAGATCGTTTCGATCGATATTGCGGATGTCGACGTCGGAAAGAACATCGGCGCGGAGCTGCAGATCTCTCAAGCTGAAGCCGACCGGCGGATCGCACAAGCGAAAGCGGCGGAGCGTCAATACGCTGCCCAGGCCGGCGAACAGGAGCAAAAGGCCGAGACACAGCGCATGCGTGCGCGCGTTGTCGAAGCCGAAGCCGCGGTGCCGCTCGCGGTCGCCGAGGCGTTTCGTTCCGGGAATCTCGGCATCATGGACTACTACAGGATGAACAACATCAAGGCTGATACCGAGATGCGCTCCGCAATCTCCGGCGGCGTCACACCCGAGCCGCCGCCGCCGTCGATGGCACCCCCCACCTCGTGA
- a CDS encoding NfeD family protein: protein MRRFSLVLVTLGSLLSFVPVLGLGNTSASVVVIPIHGTIDTGMEHLVERAVSEARDDHAKAIVLDVNTFGGLVDAATNIRDALYSAGIPVDAYVSERAWSAGALITLAAGKIVMAPGSSIGAAEPIPKTPKTVSALRAEFESTAQRAHRDPNIAGGMVDANLSVPPYKKPGAILSLTADDAVRAHFSDGIAMTQEDALKEFGLAGATIVTPAYTFGERLARFATNPEVSGMLLSLGFLGFLIELQTLHGIAGAVGAAALALFFGSHVYAGFSNTLVILLGIAGIVLIMLELHVFPGHGISGIAGAVALIAAVFLAFGGLPFVFVTTQALAIAIVLSALVFWGTSRVFPENAWMRRIVFAAEQGSDYVASADYHTLVGKTGLATSYLRPAGVVTIDGKRIPVLTEGDFVGAGTAVTVTRVEGARIFVRPAVEVNTEKA, encoded by the coding sequence GTGCGACGTTTCTCGCTTGTCTTGGTCACGCTCGGATCGCTGTTATCGTTCGTCCCGGTCTTAGGGCTCGGGAACACGAGCGCGAGCGTCGTCGTGATTCCGATCCACGGCACGATCGATACCGGAATGGAACACCTGGTTGAGCGCGCGGTCAGCGAAGCGCGCGACGATCATGCAAAGGCAATCGTTCTCGACGTGAACACCTTCGGCGGTTTGGTCGATGCCGCGACGAATATTCGCGATGCTTTGTACTCGGCCGGCATTCCGGTCGACGCCTACGTTTCGGAACGCGCGTGGTCAGCCGGCGCTCTTATCACGCTCGCCGCAGGTAAGATCGTGATGGCGCCGGGCTCGAGTATCGGAGCGGCCGAGCCGATTCCGAAGACGCCTAAAACGGTTTCGGCACTGCGCGCCGAGTTCGAATCGACCGCGCAGCGCGCGCATCGCGATCCGAACATCGCCGGCGGAATGGTCGACGCCAATCTCTCCGTACCTCCGTATAAGAAGCCCGGCGCGATACTCAGCCTGACGGCAGACGACGCGGTGCGAGCGCACTTCAGCGACGGAATCGCGATGACGCAAGAAGATGCGCTCAAAGAATTCGGTTTGGCCGGCGCAACGATTGTGACGCCAGCGTACACGTTCGGCGAGCGGCTCGCCCGCTTCGCCACAAATCCGGAGGTGAGTGGAATGCTCTTGTCGCTCGGATTTCTCGGGTTTCTGATCGAGCTGCAAACGTTGCACGGCATCGCCGGCGCGGTCGGTGCAGCTGCGCTTGCGCTGTTCTTCGGCTCGCACGTTTACGCCGGGTTCAGCAATACGCTCGTTATTTTGCTCGGCATTGCCGGCATCGTGCTCATCATGCTCGAGTTGCACGTCTTCCCGGGGCACGGCATTTCAGGGATTGCAGGTGCAGTCGCGCTGATTGCGGCCGTCTTCCTGGCGTTCGGCGGTTTGCCGTTCGTGTTCGTCACCACACAAGCGCTTGCAATTGCGATCGTCTTGTCCGCGCTCGTGTTTTGGGGAACGTCGCGCGTTTTCCCCGAAAATGCATGGATGCGCCGGATCGTTTTTGCTGCCGAACAAGGTTCGGATTATGTCGCATCGGCCGACTACCATACGCTTGTCGGGAAGACGGGACTAGCGACTTCGTATCTGCGTCCGGCCGGCGTTGTTACGATCGATGGTAAGCGAATCCCGGTATTAACCGAGGGCGATTTTGTCGGAGCGGGAACGGCCGTCACCGTGACGCGTGTCGAAGGCGCGCGCATTTTCGTACGGCCGGCGGTCGAAGTCAATACGGAGAAAGCATGA
- a CDS encoding GatB/YqeY domain-containing protein, which yields MSLKDRISADLKVAMKAGDALRRDTLRSALSGFSYRRVEAGHDLTESEELDVVAKAVKQRGDSIEEFTKAGRTELADKEAREREILLAYLPKQKTADEIRASVRDVLGAGTARNQGAVMKAVMPAMKGVADGKLVAQIVTEELKQG from the coding sequence TTGAGCCTAAAAGATCGGATTAGCGCCGATCTAAAAGTTGCGATGAAAGCCGGAGATGCGTTGCGCCGCGATACGTTGCGGTCCGCGCTCTCCGGCTTTTCGTATCGGCGCGTCGAAGCCGGACATGACTTGACGGAGAGCGAGGAGCTTGACGTTGTCGCGAAGGCGGTCAAACAGCGGGGCGACTCGATCGAGGAGTTCACCAAGGCCGGCCGTACCGAGCTTGCGGACAAAGAGGCGCGGGAGCGCGAGATCTTGCTCGCTTACCTCCCAAAGCAGAAGACGGCGGACGAGATAAGGGCCTCCGTTCGCGACGTGTTGGGAGCGGGGACGGCGCGCAACCAAGGAGCCGTCATGAAAGCGGTCATGCCCGCGATGAAGGGTGTCGCCGACGGTAAGCTCGTCGCCCAGATCGTCACCGAGGAATTGAAGCAAGGGTAG
- the rpsU gene encoding 30S ribosomal protein S21: MEVRVAPGETIESALRRFKKATQKAGVLAEARKHEHYEKPSVRRKKKSAAARKRRA, from the coding sequence ATGGAAGTTCGCGTTGCGCCGGGAGAGACGATCGAAAGCGCGTTGCGGCGTTTCAAGAAAGCCACCCAGAAGGCCGGCGTTCTGGCTGAAGCGCGCAAGCACGAGCATTACGAAAAGCCGAGCGTTCGCCGTAAGAAGAAATCTGCGGCGGCTCGTAAGCGTCGCGCTTGA
- a CDS encoding HIT domain-containing protein — translation MSDPEDCIFCKIIRRDIPAREVLRDADVVAFHDLNPQAPTHILVVPTLHADHLSEFNAKALPDLKAKLLAAAAEVGGRFQRDGQGYRVVINEGPDGGQTVSHLHLHVLAGRHLTWPPG, via the coding sequence GTGAGCGACCCCGAGGATTGCATTTTTTGTAAAATCATCCGCCGGGACATACCCGCGCGGGAAGTGCTGCGCGACGCGGACGTCGTCGCATTTCACGATTTAAATCCGCAAGCCCCGACGCACATCTTGGTGGTCCCAACACTGCACGCCGATCACCTCTCGGAGTTCAACGCCAAAGCCTTGCCCGATCTCAAGGCCAAGCTCTTGGCGGCTGCAGCCGAGGTTGGCGGACGCTTTCAGCGCGATGGACAGGGCTATCGCGTCGTCATCAACGAGGGACCCGACGGCGGTCAAACCGTGAGCCACCTGCATCTGCACGTCCTGGCGGGACGGCATTTGACCTGGCCCCCGGGATAA
- a CDS encoding ABC transporter substrate-binding protein — translation MIFARVKDAVDLDPAVATDGLSLNVTNLILEGLVAFRPGSFDVVPDIAEKWTTSKDGKTWTFLLRPNLKFTDGTPLDAEAVKFNFDRWRLTTNQYRGNYQFSYYVAEFGGFPGLISDVQVDGAQKVTFKLTRPYGPFLRNLAMPSFAIGSPTAIKADIVAFDHHPVGSGPYELGEWVKDDHITLRANPGYRPAPAYTTVVIRDIPDQATSVLELQKGDIDGLSDLRPDDATNLAKFKNITIYRQPSNNVSYLAMNMDKKPFADRRIRQAIAYAIDIPAIVHAFYPVGGVVANEWNPPGMLGGNPAVKAYPHDIAKAKALMAAAGMSKGFSTELYYGTAPRPYMPEPQRVAEAIQADLRQIGVNVTLEPFEWAVYLSKIKNGEHPMCLIGWTGDNGDPDNFLYPLLDKDSAVKGGQNYSFWRDENFHKLMLEGQTTIVDSERAKIYAQALQLVHDEAPAIPLVHTTVPFAMKSNITGVVPNPNNVIWYQLMKPKT, via the coding sequence ATGATCTTTGCCCGGGTAAAGGATGCGGTCGATCTCGATCCGGCCGTTGCGACCGATGGGCTCTCTCTCAACGTGACGAACCTCATCTTGGAGGGTCTCGTCGCTTTTCGTCCCGGCTCGTTCGACGTCGTTCCGGATATCGCGGAAAAGTGGACGACCAGCAAAGACGGCAAGACGTGGACGTTCTTGTTGCGACCGAACCTGAAGTTCACGGACGGCACGCCGCTCGACGCCGAGGCAGTCAAGTTCAATTTCGACCGCTGGCGACTGACGACGAATCAGTATCGCGGCAACTATCAGTTTTCGTACTACGTCGCGGAGTTCGGCGGATTTCCGGGCCTAATATCCGACGTGCAGGTGGACGGCGCGCAAAAGGTCACGTTCAAGTTGACGCGTCCGTACGGTCCCTTCTTGCGGAATCTTGCGATGCCGTCGTTCGCAATCGGTTCGCCGACCGCGATTAAGGCGGACATCGTCGCGTTCGATCATCATCCCGTCGGGAGCGGACCCTACGAGCTCGGCGAGTGGGTAAAAGACGACCACATTACGCTGCGCGCGAATCCGGGCTACCGTCCGGCGCCGGCATATACGACCGTCGTGATTCGCGACATTCCGGATCAGGCAACGAGCGTGCTCGAACTGCAGAAGGGTGACATCGACGGCCTTTCGGATCTGCGGCCCGACGACGCGACGAATCTTGCCAAGTTCAAGAACATCACCATCTATCGCCAGCCCTCGAACAACGTTTCGTATCTGGCGATGAACATGGACAAGAAACCATTTGCCGATCGGCGCATTCGTCAAGCGATTGCATATGCGATCGACATCCCCGCGATCGTGCACGCATTCTATCCGGTCGGCGGCGTGGTCGCGAACGAATGGAATCCTCCGGGGATGCTCGGAGGGAATCCCGCCGTTAAAGCCTATCCGCACGACATCGCTAAGGCGAAAGCACTGATGGCTGCTGCCGGAATGAGCAAGGGCTTTAGCACGGAGCTCTATTACGGAACTGCGCCACGTCCGTACATGCCCGAGCCGCAACGCGTGGCCGAGGCGATTCAAGCCGACTTACGGCAGATCGGCGTCAACGTGACGCTCGAGCCGTTCGAGTGGGCAGTGTATCTCAGCAAGATCAAAAACGGCGAGCATCCGATGTGCTTGATCGGGTGGACCGGCGACAATGGCGATCCGGACAATTTCCTCTATCCGCTGCTCGATAAGGATTCAGCCGTGAAGGGCGGCCAGAATTACTCGTTCTGGCGCGACGAAAACTTCCATAAGCTGATGCTCGAGGGGCAAACGACGATCGTCGACAGCGAACGCGCCAAGATCTACGCGCAGGCTTTGCAGCTCGTGCATGATGAGGCGCCGGCGATTCCCCTCGTCCACACGACCGTGCCGTTCGCGATGAAATCGAACATCACGGGCGTCGTTCCGAATCCGAACAACGTCATCTGGTATCAGCTGATGAAACCGAAGACGTGA
- a CDS encoding stalk domain-containing protein yields MIQRKSIALASAAIVMALSIGAAFGATAHKHARFPERNIAIVVNGQQLAPHPGPRIVAGRIMVPIVRIFSALAIPVSRHGKVLVAEAPAQTIRLTEGSRRAYVGRLQIFLDVAPMEIDATTYVPLDLLVDVLGANASYDSHARQVVIASTLIRRLTPSQNVGDGKVRITGNLTAIDSVSEPPSLTVTYRDSVRTIAINSGARIVLSDVVARTEQHAELSDLHVGDAVSVTVNSDGTVALVEDLYGSRVGTIAAVSGTSIVLDSGRVATPDHTTTIILDDKPAALSDLHVGDIVTQRMNPQTGETRELIAVSPATPAPAASAQTATTVNIVSFTAEPLRPLRLGEKFTFALRGTPGGRATFDLGSFITGLAMREESPGVYAGSLTVPAGMNFAQMPVYGHLAVGGIAATQEAVNKISAATIAPQITDIAPSSGQVVNNNKPSIYATFAAPTDLGIDPNSVMLRVNGKDVTSSVTRTSSFVTYTSGAPLPDGQVNVSVAVADFAGNEVSRSWTFTIQTR; encoded by the coding sequence GTGATACAGCGCAAGAGTATTGCTCTTGCAAGCGCCGCCATCGTGATGGCTTTGAGCATCGGCGCCGCGTTCGGTGCTACGGCACATAAGCACGCGCGTTTTCCCGAGCGCAACATCGCAATCGTCGTCAATGGTCAGCAGCTTGCGCCGCATCCGGGCCCGCGTATCGTGGCGGGGCGTATCATGGTTCCGATCGTGCGCATTTTCAGCGCGCTTGCTATTCCCGTTTCCCGCCACGGCAAGGTGCTCGTCGCCGAAGCACCCGCCCAGACGATCCGCCTTACGGAGGGCAGCCGGCGTGCATACGTCGGACGCCTTCAGATCTTTCTCGACGTCGCGCCCATGGAGATCGATGCGACTACGTACGTCCCACTCGATCTCCTCGTCGACGTGCTTGGGGCGAATGCGTCGTACGATTCGCACGCACGGCAAGTCGTCATCGCATCGACGCTGATTCGTCGTCTGACGCCTTCACAGAACGTCGGCGACGGCAAGGTGAGGATTACCGGCAATCTAACAGCGATCGATTCGGTTTCGGAACCGCCGTCGCTGACGGTAACATATCGCGACTCGGTGAGGACTATCGCGATCAACTCCGGCGCGCGGATCGTCCTCAGCGACGTCGTCGCGCGCACCGAACAACATGCCGAGCTCAGCGATCTCCACGTCGGCGACGCCGTTTCGGTAACGGTGAACTCTGACGGGACAGTCGCGCTCGTCGAGGACCTCTACGGTTCGCGCGTCGGAACGATCGCAGCCGTTTCCGGGACGTCGATCGTTCTGGATTCCGGTCGCGTGGCCACGCCGGATCATACGACGACGATCATCCTCGACGATAAACCGGCCGCGCTTTCGGATTTGCACGTCGGCGACATCGTGACACAGAGGATGAATCCGCAAACCGGCGAGACGCGCGAGCTCATCGCAGTAAGCCCGGCGACGCCTGCGCCTGCAGCTTCCGCGCAAACCGCAACGACCGTCAACATCGTAAGCTTCACGGCAGAACCGCTTCGACCGTTGCGCCTCGGAGAGAAGTTCACGTTCGCGCTGCGCGGGACGCCCGGCGGGCGTGCGACCTTCGATCTCGGCTCCTTTATCACGGGACTCGCAATGCGGGAAGAGTCGCCGGGCGTTTATGCCGGAAGTCTCACGGTCCCGGCCGGCATGAATTTCGCGCAGATGCCGGTTTACGGACACCTGGCAGTCGGAGGCATCGCGGCGACGCAAGAGGCCGTGAACAAGATCTCGGCGGCAACAATCGCGCCACAGATTACCGATATTGCACCTTCAAGCGGGCAGGTCGTGAACAACAACAAGCCCAGCATCTACGCGACGTTTGCGGCACCCACCGACCTCGGCATCGATCCGAACTCAGTCATGCTCAGGGTCAACGGCAAGGATGTGACCAGTTCGGTAACGAGAACCTCATCGTTCGTTACGTACACATCCGGCGCTCCGCTTCCCGACGGTCAAGTGAACGTCTCGGTTGCGGTCGCCGACTTCGCAGGAAATGAAGTGTCCAGATCCTGGACATTCACAATTCAAACACGATGA